A window of the Streptomyces sp. HUAS 15-9 genome harbors these coding sequences:
- a CDS encoding acyl-CoA carboxylase subunit epsilon translates to MSDSGQVQPALRIERGQASDEELAALTVVLLALCAEAQESEAGRPVNGSRWWRRPHSYRAPRSWQ, encoded by the coding sequence ATGAGCGATTCGGGCCAAGTACAACCGGCGCTGCGCATCGAGCGTGGGCAGGCGAGTGACGAGGAACTGGCCGCGCTCACCGTCGTACTGCTCGCGCTGTGCGCGGAGGCGCAGGAGAGCGAGGCGGGACGTCCGGTCAACGGCTCCCGGTGGTGGAGGAGGCCGCACTCCTACCGGGCCCCGCGCAGCTGGCAGTGA